In the genome of Anguilla anguilla isolate fAngAng1 chromosome 15, fAngAng1.pri, whole genome shotgun sequence, the window CTGTGAAATCAAACAAGGATCTTTTTGAGTCTACACCCATGTATGCTATGCAAGACAGCTCTGGCCATTACCATGAGGTAAAAACAGTGCGAAGGGAAGAGATAGTTGAAGGAGATGTCAGAAGCTGCAAATGGATGTTTGAAACGAAACCTATTGATCAATTTGATGAAAGCTTAAAAAATTTCCAGATTATCAAGGGGATATCAAAACAAGAGATTGAATCTGGGGACGTGAAAACAGCTAAGTGGCTTTTTGAGACCCAGCCTCTCGATTccattaaatatttcagcaatgtTGATGATGACCAGACTGTGACTAAGGATGGCTTTGACATTGTGAAAGGGGACGTCAAAACATGCAGGTGGCTGTTTGAGACTCAGCAAATGGATGCACTGTATGATAAGGAAGAGGTGACCAAAACTGACAATGAGGAAATTCGCAAAGGTGATGTGAAAACCTGCACTTGGCTGTTTGAGACACAGGCTTTGGATACCCTCAGAGATGAATCCGAAACAATCCTAAAACCCTGCACAGTCCAACAGGAGGAAGTCCAAGGGAAAGACGTACGCATGGCCCGTTTTCTTTTTGAGACCGAGAACCTCGAGAACATCACTGGGGAAGAGGGTGGCACTTTTAAGAGGGTCACTGAGATAGATATTCAATCTGGAGATGTATCCAGAATGAAGTACATATTTGAAAACCAGTCTTCAGATATAGTGACATCAACCTCAGAGGAAATCATGCAAAAGCTTAAAGCCACTCAGGCTGAGGACATTCAGAAGGGCAATGTGGTCAACTGTAAGTGGTTATTTGAAAACCAACCAATAGATGCTATTTGTGACAGTGCTGAGGAACCCAAGAACACCCGTACTGTGACAGATGTACAAGGAGGCAATGTTGACAAAGGACGTTTCATTTTTGAGACCACCTCATTGGATAAGATTCAGGAAGATTCCTCTGAAACAGAAATCGGAAGGATTTGGACAATTAGCCGTGATGACATGGAGAGGGGAGATGTAAAAAACTACACCATGATGTTTGAAACACAACCGTTGTATGCGATCCAAGATAAAGAGGGCCATTATCATGAAGTTACTACTGTCACCAAGGAGGAAACTATGCGAGGCGATGTAGTGGGTGCAAGGTGGCTTTTTGAAACCAAGCCTCTCGATTCAATAAAGGACAGTGAGGAGGTCTATGTTATTAAAGCTGTCACTGAAGAGGACATTCAGAAAGGAGATGTGACCTCAGCCAGGTGGAGATTTGAAACACAGCCTCTTGATGAAATTGCAGAGGATGTGAAAGTCTCCATTAAAACCATTGAAGATATTCAAGGGGGAGACGTCAAATCAAACAAACGACGTTTTGAGTCTGATGAGCAGTCACAAAAGTACATCCGAACAGTTAGTGTTAGCGAAATCCAAAAGGGGGATGTTAGGACGGCTACATGGATGTTTGAGACACATAAAATGGACAGCATTCGGGGTGAAGGCTCAGAGTATGATCAGATGGAGACGGTGACAAAGGAAGAGGTGTTGAAGGGAGATGTTAAACAATCAGTGTGGCTCTTTGAAAAGCAACCCCTGGATAGCATAAAAGAATCAGAAAGCAATGTGGTGATAGCCCGAGAGGAAATTCCACAGGGGGACGTTAAGACGACAACATGGCTTTTTGAAACAACCCCCTTCCATGAATTCAATGAAAGCAGTGTGGAGAGAACGGAAATTGTCGGTAAAAGTATTAAAGAAACCCTTGAAGAACTGTACTGTCAGAAAATGGTAAATTCACAAGGCATACTGATAGAGGCTGATGAGATTGGTGATGTCAGAATGGCAAAATACAGGCTCATGAATCAAGACGCTCCTGAGATTCAAAAAGAGGAAGTTATCAGAGGGGACTTGAACAATATAATGGTGAACCTTCTTAACAAACGGGATACAACTGAAAAGGGCATCATTATAGATGAGGAAGAGAGGGGTGACATCAACACAACAGTGAAACAGCTGTTCAACCAAGAAATGGGTGAACGTGTGCAAAAGGAGGAAATAATAAGGGGTGACATTCAGGAAGCAATAAACAACCTATTGAAGGAGGAGGGGTCTGCCAAACGTGGCATTCTCATTCAAGAGGATGAGAAGGGAGATGTGAGGATGACCATATATTCTCTTCTCAACCAAAGAGAGGAAAATGGAATTGAGAAAGAAGATGTTGTCAGAGGGAATGTGAAACGTACCCTCAACAGACTTCTTTCCAATCCAGGTAGTCCTGAACTGTCAGCAAAGATAAAAGTGAGTGATACAGAGAGGGGGAATGTTAGCTTTTACTCAACCTGTATAGAGTCTGGAGCGTTGGACTATCTCAAACAACTTCAATCTGAGGCAGAGGAGACTCTCCcggaaaaagaagagaaagaggagattATTGGTGGTGACATCGCTGGGACAAAACTCATCCTGAGAAGGAATCAAACTCAAATTGAACGTACAGTTACTACGGATGACATTGTCCCTGGTAATGTGCACAGTACAGTCAAGGTTTTCATGACTCAGCCTGTGATTACCCTCAACAGCCAGCAGAAAGAAGAGATAGTGAAGGGGGATTTGAGAGCAGCTCTAAATTCACTGACACAGGCCATAAACCAGACGGTGCTGGTTGACAAAGAGGAGGTGGTCAAAGGCGATATACCGACAGCCTTGAAGTCACTAAAGGATGCTCAGAATCAGTTAAAGGAAATTGAAAAGCCAGATATCGTCCCCGGTGATATCAGAGGAGCACTGGAGTCTCTGgaaaaatcagcaaccaataaGGCTGAAATCATCATAGAAGATCTAGTGCCCGGTGACATCAAAAGCACTCTAAAATCACTGGAAATTGCAAAGCATGTGGTGAGAGATGTGGAGAAAGAGGAAATTGTTAAAGGCGATGTTAAAACCGCAATGCAGTGTTTGAGAGAGGCGTCTAATGAGAAGAAGTTCTATCAGCAGGAAGAGACTGTGCAAGGGAATGTGAAAGGCGCTATACAACAGTTGCTGGAACTGCCTGCTTCCCCAAAAATGCAACGCAGACCTAGTACGGAAGGAGATGTGAAAAATTCCATAAAAGCACTGTACAGTATGCAAGAGCAAACTCCAGTTGAGAAAGAAGAGGTTATAAAAGGTGATGTTCGAGGCACAATAAAAAGCCTGCTACAGGAGACACAGCACAATAGAGTCAAAAGTAGAATTGATCATTCTAGGAGAGTCAAAGTGCCAAGGAAAACTCCATTACTTTCCCAGCAAGAGATCCACGAATGCTCAATTTTGACTAAACCAGAGGGTGAGATGGCAAATCCGGTCCCTGCAGCTAAAAATCTGTCTCAAAGTGTTGAATCACAGAGCAGTGAACAAAAGCACACAATCATTAAATCAGTCAAAAGCCAGTCTTTAACCCAGGAGGAACATTTGCTGACAACACAATCCACGGCGATCAATATTTCTCATACTTCACCCCAGCTTAATGTTAAAGAACAACCTGTGAAACAGAAATTGCCAACCCCCGGATCTGTGAtcataaagaagaaaaatgtgacCAATCCGACAACTGACAGTGCGATGGCTTCAGGGGCGAACGTGATCAAAATCCAATCAGCTAGTACAAGCACAAGTACGGAGCACAcacagcaaattaaaacagtgAAACAGGTGCAGACAGTCACTGAACACAAAACCGTCAGGGAAAAGCATGACGTCAAGTTCCGCAACCTCAACACAGGTAGAAAGGGCCTCATCACACTAgataaaaagaaactgaaacaaGACTTAccgccaccaccccctccacctccattATCTGAGTCTGAGTTtccccttccacccccacctccaccacttTTAGAATCTGAAAATCCAACTCACCCTGAACTTGTTATGAGGCAGGATAGtgaccttcctcctcctccaccaccggTTGAATCGATATCTGAGCCTGATCatttccctcctcccccacctccccctgtACCTGCACTGGCCGCACAAGACTGTctaccacccccacctcctgaACAAGAATTGTGCTCCCTACCATCTCAAGCACCTCCTCTGTCCCCTCCAAAGAATAAGAAAATGCCAGTGGTCTCCTCAAGGAAAATGCAATCTGGAATCCCACTGCCAAAACCACTGCCAGAAGAAGGTCCTCGTCCACCAAGGAAGGTTTTTATCCCACCTGTAAAACTACCTCCCCCACCTGTAGAGGATAAACCCATCAAACCAAAACCATACATAAGGAAATTCAAAACCCCACTAATGCTGGCTGAGGAAAGGTACCggaaacagaaagaagaaagtGAGAAAAACAAAGGGGTCATAACACCCCTTTCTCCTTTTGTTAAAGAATGTGCCCAAACCAAAGTTGTTCTTGAAAAGGATACCACAGGGAGCATAACTAAGGAGGAATCAGAAAAGAACATCACTTCTAATGTAATTCAAGAGGAAACAGAGAAGACTCTCACTGAACCCAAACCAGAACCAACTAAACCAAATGAACAGCACATTACCTCTACTCAGAATCCTACACAGCATACCACATCCATTTCTGCCAAGAAGCTTCAAACTGTCTCTTCTGGTGAACAAGTGGTAACCTCAGATTCTTCTTCTACTGCTATCAAAGAGGATGTACAAGCCAACTGTGCCTTTGAAGAGGTTGCTGCAGGGAGAATTACGAAGGAGCACTCAGAAATGAATGTCACATCTGATATAGTTcaagagaaaacacaaaagatGGTGACTAAACACAAACCAAAATCAATACTGCACAGTTCTTCCATACATACAGTGCCTTCACATATCCCCCTAAGCAAACCTTTGATCTCGACTGGGAATCTGAAATCTGCTGAGATGTCCTCAAATAAAGCACACACTTCTAATCAGAATTCTTTAACCACCTCTGCTGCACATCACACCACATCTGTTTCCTCAACGAGGCAAGAAACTGTCTCTTCCAGTGAGCAACTGGTGACCTCGGTTTCATCCTCTCAGTCTCACTCTACTGTGCACGTTGAAGAACAGTCCTCTACCAGTGTTGCTGTAACCACTTCTGAGCATCTTGAAAAAGTTGAGAAAATCAGTTCAAACAATGACATATCTATTGCTTCTCTAAAAACTAAAGATTCCAGGAGTCATGAGAGCTCTATAGTGCAGGAAATAGGGAAAACTCATCTTCAAGCAACCagaattccaaaaataaatccttCTTTCAAGGTCAAAACACCCAAGATGCCAAAAGTTGAAAAGACAGATGAAATCGGTGAAAACAAGGAACACGGGGTAGAAAACCAAGTTTCTCTTGCAAACACACAGCTGCTGAGTCCAGCTATGGGGGGAAATGTGTTACAGGAGGAGCGCATCAAGGTGGATCATGAAAACACCAAAAAGACAACGAGCAGTGAagtgaaacacacagaaatccaACTCAAAACAGAAATAGTGCAAGAGCAAAAGCCTAAAGAGAAGGCTTCTGTGTCCAAGGTAGACAATGTGGaaaatccaacaaaaaaatctaaacggAAATCAAAGAAGGATAAGGAGATGAGGCAGCAGACGCAAGAAAGACTCTCCAAGGAGACAATTTCATCTGCTTCAGAGCAGGTAACTCGTCTGCAGGAGGAAACAAGGGCAGTGAAGACTGAGGCCCTTCGGGAAGAGCACGTCCAGGTCAAAGAAGAAATCACCGTTACTGAAAGTACAGTTAAGCAAAGTTTCCAGCAACAGGTCAACACCAGTCAGTTTCAGAAGCAGACTAAGTCTTCTAAAAAACAGAAAggacaaacaagcaaacaaaatgttcaagagaaaataaaagatgagaaCAGGGACTTACCTGTCAAACTGACAGATGACCGAGCTGAACAAGAGATAGCCACTCAGCCTACCACAGCCATGGCAGAGGTTTCACAAAGGCGTAAAGAAGTCAAAAAGCTACTAACTCACATTAAAGAGTTGCAGAGTGCTTCAGGAAAGACAACCTCAGCATCTGTGAAGAGAGTGCTGAACAATGTTCCTGAGTGGTTGATTGGATTGGAGGAAAAGAGGGATTTAGAGGAAGTAGCAGTTGAGCACAATATGCAGAGGCTAAAAGAGATTATTGCATATGTAAGAAATTTAGCACAAGCTAAACTACTGTATTTAGATGAGAACATTGCTGCCATTGAAAAGCATGAAAGCGAAATCGGTCAATCTGAAAAGAAAGTTGTCGGTGGGGTAAagcaaaaaatatctaaaacaaGCTCTGGCTCCagtaaacacaaaagcaagaaGCATTCCTTGAGTGAGGAAAAATCAGATGAGGCCAGAACACCGTCTCCCTCACTAGAAGCAAAATCTCCCTGCAAGACTGACAGGGACACATCCCAGGCAAACAAGGATCTGTCTTTGTCCACATTTAATCAATCTGACGAGGCAGCTAAGACAACCGATGCCTCAGTTCAGAGCCCCCAAGGAGAGTCCTCCCATGCTTTAACCCCACAACCTACAGAGGAAACTGAGAAAATATGTGAGATTGCAGAATGTCCACAAATGATTCATGAAGAAACTGACCTATCAGAGAAGCCTGTTGTGACTGGTTCAGTGAAACACAAGAAAGTGTTCTTTGAAGAAGCACAAAAGGCAGAGGTAAACAGGACTTATATACGGAAGGATCCCATTGATATCCCAGAGCGATTGGGTCTAGACATGGAGGAACCTGAGCCTGAAGACCAAGAGAAAGAGTTTGAGGAACCTCCATGGGTTGACCTCTTAGGACTTGTTAACAAATTTGAATCATCAGCGCAACCGCCAGTGATAAACAAGAGCCATGCACGCAAGGATCCTATTGATATTCCAGAGCGGCTGGGTCCAGACTCTGAGGAGTCTgaaacagaaaccaaaacaGACAAAGAACAGGAGGAGCTTCCAAGAGTTGACCTGTTCGGACTCGTTAACAAATTTGAATCACCGGCCCAAATTTCAGAAGTGAACAGGGCCGACATACATAAGGATCCTATTAATATCCCAGAGCTGTTAGGTTTTGAGGGGTTTGATACTGAGAGCTCAGACAAAGAACGTGAGGATGTTCCGAGAGTTGACCTGCTTGATCTCGTCAACAAGTTTGAATCACCTGCTCAAATGTCAGAAGTAAACAAGAGCTATGCATGGAATGATCCTACTGATATCCCAGAGCACTTGAGTCCAGAAATGGAGGgctctgaaaaagaaaaaaacccagaaaaagaGCAGGAGGGGCTTCCAAGGGTTGACCTTCTGGGACTCGTTAACAAATTTGAATCACCAGAACAGAAGGTTTATGTCAGAAAGGAGCCAATTATGATACCTGAGAGACTTGGGAGTGACACAGAGGATGCAGAatctgaaggagaaaaaaaattagctGA includes:
- the LOC118213601 gene encoding xin actin-binding repeat-containing protein 2-like isoform X2, giving the protein MYQAAVSKTEAPGSSGEVMEEGKTCSLPGGFTSVKRQFESQETASSQSTVTQFHFKQRSVQESSSQVIGRSSSKELFPSSQQVAFSKDEKASHNQSVHHGNVTSSYENHFDEMVGEDSAKVSTQALKEQFERTIEESTPKQIKIDLSYNQVQWDPVVSVMSQASVEKRCEQSEAMKAEAGVAAPASAYGGAEHFPPPPPHLLQGPMEVPEHCRSPELPEPTCTPKYMMNREQYSKQRNLYELKRLYKHIHPEVRKNLERDIFSEVTDQMESGEEEMGDVQQARYVFENTGNSPNKSMSPEREYLEWDEILKGEVQSMRWMFENKPLDSIQFDESLDEDDAKNIAQQEIIAGNDVRYTAWMFETQPMDTMGTETPDSIKQVKGFPELARGDVQTATWLFETQPLDSLNKIHQEEEQTHEAVYTQDITGGDVKTARYLFETQHLDSLGHTETIDESHFLNLKSELEEIKGDVKTTTKMFETQPMCVIRGESGQMLEITTVRREEMEKGDVKTSRWLFETQPLDLINKDPSEVKVICGVSMEDNYKGGVNMGRWLFETKTLDTINYEEWQNSKLEKEEIIGADVRKYCWAFETQPMDTLKDNDNARPVPTEEILGGDVRSARHLFETVPMEALKDSPEVGKLKKVVASEEEKGDVRHQRWRFESQPLENIREEKKEFTRTVDLQKFDKGDVTNYKEIFETMDLSRCDATQKIQVEGVTSGSVKSNKDLFESTPMYAMQDSSGHYHEVKTVRREEIVEGDVRSCKWMFETKPIDQFDESLKNFQIIKGISKQEIESGDVKTAKWLFETQPLDSIKYFSNVDDDQTVTKDGFDIVKGDVKTCRWLFETQQMDALYDKEEVTKTDNEEIRKGDVKTCTWLFETQALDTLRDESETILKPCTVQQEEVQGKDVRMARFLFETENLENITGEEGGTFKRVTEIDIQSGDVSRMKYIFENQSSDIVTSTSEEIMQKLKATQAEDIQKGNVVNCKWLFENQPIDAICDSAEEPKNTRTVTDVQGGNVDKGRFIFETTSLDKIQEDSSETEIGRIWTISRDDMERGDVKNYTMMFETQPLYAIQDKEGHYHEVTTVTKEETMRGDVVGARWLFETKPLDSIKDSEEVYVIKAVTEEDIQKGDVTSARWRFETQPLDEIAEDVKVSIKTIEDIQGGDVKSNKRRFESDEQSQKYIRTVSVSEIQKGDVRTATWMFETHKMDSIRGEGSEYDQMETVTKEEVLKGDVKQSVWLFEKQPLDSIKESESNVVIAREEIPQGDVKTTTWLFETTPFHEFNESSVERTEIVGKSIKETLEELYCQKMVNSQGILIEADEIGDVRMAKYRLMNQDAPEIQKEEVIRGDLNNIMVNLLNKRDTTEKGIIIDEEERGDINTTVKQLFNQEMGERVQKEEIIRGDIQEAINNLLKEEGSAKRGILIQEDEKGDVRMTIYSLLNQREENGIEKEDVVRGNVKRTLNRLLSNPGSPELSAKIKVSDTERGNVSFYSTCIESGALDYLKQLQSEAEETLPEKEEKEEIIGGDIAGTKLILRRNQTQIERTVTTDDIVPGNVHSTVKVFMTQPVITLNSQQKEEIVKGDLRAALNSLTQAINQTVLVDKEEVVKGDIPTALKSLKDAQNQLKEIEKPDIVPGDIRGALESLEKSATNKAEIIIEDLVPGDIKSTLKSLEIAKHVVRDVEKEEIVKGDVKTAMQCLREASNEKKFYQQEETVQGNVKGAIQQLLELPASPKMQRRPSTEGDVKNSIKALYSMQEQTPVEKEEVIKGDVRGTIKSLLQETQHNRVKSRIDHSRRVKVPRKTPLLSQQEIHECSILTKPEGEMANPVPAAKNLSQSVESQSSEQKHTIIKSVKSQSLTQEEHLLTTQSTAINISHTSPQLNVKEQPVKQKLPTPGSVIIKKKNVTNPTTDSAMASGANVIKIQSASTSTSTEHTQQIKTVKQVQTVTEHKTVREKHDVKFRNLNTGRKGLITLDKKKLKQDLPPPPPPPPLSESEFPLPPPPPPLLESENPTHPELVMRQDSDLPPPPPPVESISEPDHFPPPPPPPVPALAAQDCLPPPPPEQELCSLPSQAPPLSPPKNKKMPVVSSRKMQSGIPLPKPLPEEGPRPPRKVFIPPVKLPPPPVEDKPIKPKPYIRKFKTPLMLAEERYRKQKEESEKNKGVITPLSPFVKECAQTKVVLEKDTTGSITKEESEKNITSNVIQEETEKTLTEPKPEPTKPNEQHITSTQNPTQHTTSISAKKLQTVSSGEQVVTSDSSSTAIKEDVQANCAFEEVAAGRITKEHSEMNVTSDIVQEKTQKMVTKHKPKSILHSSSIHTVPSHIPLSKPLISTGNLKSAEMSSNKAHTSNQNSLTTSAAHHTTSVSSTRQETVSSSEQLVTSVSSSQSHSTVHVEEQSSTSVAVTTSEHLEKVEKISSNNDISIASLKTKDSRSHESSIVQEIGKTHLQATRIPKINPSFKVKTPKMPKVEKTDEIGENKEHGVENQVSLANTQLLSPAMGGNVLQEERIKVDHENTKKTTSSEVKHTEIQLKTEIVQEQKPKEKASVSKVDNVENPTKKSKRKSKKDKEMRQQTQERLSKETISSASEQVTRLQEETRAVKTEALREEHVQVKEEITVTESTVKQSFQQQVNTSQFQKQTKSSKKQKGQTSKQNVQEKIKDENRDLPVKLTDDRAEQEIATQPTTAMAEVSQRRKEVKKLLTHIKELQSASGKTTSASVKRVLNNVPEWLIGLEEKRDLEEVAVEHNMQRLKEIIAYVRNLAQAKLLYLDENIAAIEKHESEIGQSEKKVVGGVKQKISKTSSGSSKHKSKKHSLSEEKSDEARTPSPSLEAKSPCKTDRDTSQANKDLSLSTFNQSDEAAKTTDASVQSPQGESSHALTPQPTEETEKICEIAECPQMIHEETDLSEKPVVTGSVKHKKVFFEEAQKAEVNRTYIRKDPIDIPERLGLDMEEPEPEDQEKEFEEPPWVDLLGLVNKFESSAQPPVINKSHARKDPIDIPERLGPDSEESETETKTDKEQEELPRVDLFGLVNKFESPAQISEVNRADIHKDPINIPELLGFEGFDTESSDKEREDVPRVDLLDLVNKFESPAQMSEVNKSYAWNDPTDIPEHLSPEMEGSEKEKNPEKEQEGLPRVDLLGLVNKFESPEQKVYVRKEPIMIPERLGSDTEDAESEGEKKLAEIEEIPSFDIKAIKTFFEETDQSVHIKEQNIKQGKHDWEVGEIMKDGSPLPVQMDIMPGDSSEPVGFSENKSVTEHFSGVDEFGNKISGSRSATTVSQHSESDATRQGLPSYADIVKRKISECEDAATASREELPKNFQKTCTESESVFTSLKYGSSEERTSEMVSRKEETVISESSSSRVRTVQGVSEEGLSDGVCDCGQTEFP
- the LOC118213601 gene encoding xin actin-binding repeat-containing protein 2-like isoform X1; the protein is METQSGNGRPVVRGAVSSNSTSPSPPSSVPGADTSGTVYKEDLQSNRKIEKFDIPLDDLKKMFDKPKVHETGPRAERGARSPTPRGPSAADQKHRNSARQQNQELSQSGVTRPRTGLPERSDGPENAAHGEEAAENVPLKERVAMYQAAVSKTEAPGSSGEVMEEGKTCSLPGGFTSVKRQFESQETASSQSTVTQFHFKQRSVQESSSQVIGRSSSKELFPSSQQVAFSKDEKASHNQSVHHGNVTSSYENHFDEMVGEDSAKVSTQALKEQFERTIEESTPKQIKIDLSYNQVQWDPVVSVMSQASVEKRCEQSEAMKAEAGVAAPASAYGGAEHFPPPPPHLLQGPMEVPEHCRSPELPEPTCTPKYMMNREQYSKQRNLYELKRLYKHIHPEVRKNLERDIFSEVTDQMESGEEEMGDVQQARYVFENTGNSPNKSMSPEREYLEWDEILKGEVQSMRWMFENKPLDSIQFDESLDEDDAKNIAQQEIIAGNDVRYTAWMFETQPMDTMGTETPDSIKQVKGFPELARGDVQTATWLFETQPLDSLNKIHQEEEQTHEAVYTQDITGGDVKTARYLFETQHLDSLGHTETIDESHFLNLKSELEEIKGDVKTTTKMFETQPMCVIRGESGQMLEITTVRREEMEKGDVKTSRWLFETQPLDLINKDPSEVKVICGVSMEDNYKGGVNMGRWLFETKTLDTINYEEWQNSKLEKEEIIGADVRKYCWAFETQPMDTLKDNDNARPVPTEEILGGDVRSARHLFETVPMEALKDSPEVGKLKKVVASEEEKGDVRHQRWRFESQPLENIREEKKEFTRTVDLQKFDKGDVTNYKEIFETMDLSRCDATQKIQVEGVTSGSVKSNKDLFESTPMYAMQDSSGHYHEVKTVRREEIVEGDVRSCKWMFETKPIDQFDESLKNFQIIKGISKQEIESGDVKTAKWLFETQPLDSIKYFSNVDDDQTVTKDGFDIVKGDVKTCRWLFETQQMDALYDKEEVTKTDNEEIRKGDVKTCTWLFETQALDTLRDESETILKPCTVQQEEVQGKDVRMARFLFETENLENITGEEGGTFKRVTEIDIQSGDVSRMKYIFENQSSDIVTSTSEEIMQKLKATQAEDIQKGNVVNCKWLFENQPIDAICDSAEEPKNTRTVTDVQGGNVDKGRFIFETTSLDKIQEDSSETEIGRIWTISRDDMERGDVKNYTMMFETQPLYAIQDKEGHYHEVTTVTKEETMRGDVVGARWLFETKPLDSIKDSEEVYVIKAVTEEDIQKGDVTSARWRFETQPLDEIAEDVKVSIKTIEDIQGGDVKSNKRRFESDEQSQKYIRTVSVSEIQKGDVRTATWMFETHKMDSIRGEGSEYDQMETVTKEEVLKGDVKQSVWLFEKQPLDSIKESESNVVIAREEIPQGDVKTTTWLFETTPFHEFNESSVERTEIVGKSIKETLEELYCQKMVNSQGILIEADEIGDVRMAKYRLMNQDAPEIQKEEVIRGDLNNIMVNLLNKRDTTEKGIIIDEEERGDINTTVKQLFNQEMGERVQKEEIIRGDIQEAINNLLKEEGSAKRGILIQEDEKGDVRMTIYSLLNQREENGIEKEDVVRGNVKRTLNRLLSNPGSPELSAKIKVSDTERGNVSFYSTCIESGALDYLKQLQSEAEETLPEKEEKEEIIGGDIAGTKLILRRNQTQIERTVTTDDIVPGNVHSTVKVFMTQPVITLNSQQKEEIVKGDLRAALNSLTQAINQTVLVDKEEVVKGDIPTALKSLKDAQNQLKEIEKPDIVPGDIRGALESLEKSATNKAEIIIEDLVPGDIKSTLKSLEIAKHVVRDVEKEEIVKGDVKTAMQCLREASNEKKFYQQEETVQGNVKGAIQQLLELPASPKMQRRPSTEGDVKNSIKALYSMQEQTPVEKEEVIKGDVRGTIKSLLQETQHNRVKSRIDHSRRVKVPRKTPLLSQQEIHECSILTKPEGEMANPVPAAKNLSQSVESQSSEQKHTIIKSVKSQSLTQEEHLLTTQSTAINISHTSPQLNVKEQPVKQKLPTPGSVIIKKKNVTNPTTDSAMASGANVIKIQSASTSTSTEHTQQIKTVKQVQTVTEHKTVREKHDVKFRNLNTGRKGLITLDKKKLKQDLPPPPPPPPLSESEFPLPPPPPPLLESENPTHPELVMRQDSDLPPPPPPVESISEPDHFPPPPPPPVPALAAQDCLPPPPPEQELCSLPSQAPPLSPPKNKKMPVVSSRKMQSGIPLPKPLPEEGPRPPRKVFIPPVKLPPPPVEDKPIKPKPYIRKFKTPLMLAEERYRKQKEESEKNKGVITPLSPFVKECAQTKVVLEKDTTGSITKEESEKNITSNVIQEETEKTLTEPKPEPTKPNEQHITSTQNPTQHTTSISAKKLQTVSSGEQVVTSDSSSTAIKEDVQANCAFEEVAAGRITKEHSEMNVTSDIVQEKTQKMVTKHKPKSILHSSSIHTVPSHIPLSKPLISTGNLKSAEMSSNKAHTSNQNSLTTSAAHHTTSVSSTRQETVSSSEQLVTSVSSSQSHSTVHVEEQSSTSVAVTTSEHLEKVEKISSNNDISIASLKTKDSRSHESSIVQEIGKTHLQATRIPKINPSFKVKTPKMPKVEKTDEIGENKEHGVENQVSLANTQLLSPAMGGNVLQEERIKVDHENTKKTTSSEVKHTEIQLKTEIVQEQKPKEKASVSKVDNVENPTKKSKRKSKKDKEMRQQTQERLSKETISSASEQVTRLQEETRAVKTEALREEHVQVKEEITVTESTVKQSFQQQVNTSQFQKQTKSSKKQKGQTSKQNVQEKIKDENRDLPVKLTDDRAEQEIATQPTTAMAEVSQRRKEVKKLLTHIKELQSASGKTTSASVKRVLNNVPEWLIGLEEKRDLEEVAVEHNMQRLKEIIAYVRNLAQAKLLYLDENIAAIEKHESEIGQSEKKVVGGVKQKISKTSSGSSKHKSKKHSLSEEKSDEARTPSPSLEAKSPCKTDRDTSQANKDLSLSTFNQSDEAAKTTDASVQSPQGESSHALTPQPTEETEKICEIAECPQMIHEETDLSEKPVVTGSVKHKKVFFEEAQKAEVNRTYIRKDPIDIPERLGLDMEEPEPEDQEKEFEEPPWVDLLGLVNKFESSAQPPVINKSHARKDPIDIPERLGPDSEESETETKTDKEQEELPRVDLFGLVNKFESPAQISEVNRADIHKDPINIPELLGFEGFDTESSDKEREDVPRVDLLDLVNKFESPAQMSEVNKSYAWNDPTDIPEHLSPEMEGSEKEKNPEKEQEGLPRVDLLGLVNKFESPEQKVYVRKEPIMIPERLGSDTEDAESEGEKKLAEIEEIPSFDIKAIKTFFEETDQSVHIKEQNIKQGKHDWEVGEIMKDGSPLPVQMDIMPGDSSEPVGFSENKSVTEHFSGVDEFGNKISGSRSATTVSQHSESDATRQGLPSYADIVKRKISECEDAATASREELPKNFQKTCTESESVFTSLKYGSSEERTSEMVSRKEETVISESSSSRVRTVQGVSEEGLSDGVCDCGQTEFP